TTTCCGCGTGGATATTGAGCGTCGTATCGCTGGCGCTGAAAAAGTGGGCAAGCATAAAACATCGATGTTGCAAGACTTGGAAGCTGGCCGTAGCTTAGAGATCGATGCATTGTTGGGTTCGGTTATTGAGCTTGGCAAAATCACTCAAACTCCAACACCTTGCTTAAACACTGTATTTGCTTTGACAAAATACCTGGATGAAAACGTTCAGGCCTCTAAAGGTAGCTTAGCATTGCCATCAGTCAGTGGCTACTAAGTAATACGGTATTTAGCTTTACAGATTTACGCGCAATAAAAAACCCTTGCTACTCAACATAGCAAGGGTTTTTGCTTTAATGGGGGGCGACTTATTCGAAGCGATTATCTAAGCGACCAACCCCATCAATGATGATGCTCACATTGCTGCTAGGCTTCATTGAGCCAACGCCCACTGAAGTGCCGCAGGCGATAATGTCACCAGCCTCTAAAGGCACGTCTTGAGAAATCATACTCACTAGTTTGGCCGGCGAAAAGATCATATCGGCAACAGGATAGTTTTGACGCTCTTGATCATTGAGGATGGTTTTGATGGTGAGCTTACTCGGATCAACATCAGTGGTGATGTACGGACCAAATACACCAAAGGTATTAAAGCTCTTGGAGCGGGTCCACTGCGCATAACCAGGGTCACGATTGAGAATCTCGATCGCAGTGACGTCGTTAATGCAGGTGTAGCCAAAAATGGCTTTAGCAGCTTCCGCTTCATCCACTTCATGACAGCGTTTACCGATCACAATTCCCAATTCGCCTTCATAAACCACTTTGCCTGAATAAGACTTTGGCGTACGAATGACTTGATTGGCCGCAAGAAAAGAGTTGTTGCCTTTGAGAAAGTACAAAGGCTCTGCAGGTACCGCATGCTCAAGCTTGGTAACCAGCGCATGGAAGTTATCCACCATAGCAACCATTTTGGATGGTGTACAGGGAATATCAATGACGACGTCTGCCAAATTCAGGGTTTGACCAGTTGTTTTAGGTCCATTGAATAAATCACCTTCATACACTGCGATTTGGTCACCTTGTACTTGTCCTAAACCACTTTTTCCTTGGTGTTGAAATCTAAGCCATTGAGCCATAATGAGCTCCTGTGAAGTTTAATATTTGATATGCAATATCTTACAGGGATGTGTTGATGTCTCAGACTTCTGAACTTATCTTTGCACCAGAATTGGACCAGCCAATTCGCTACATTGAGCGCACGCGCAATTACTACCTAGGCTTGGGGTACGACAATCCATATGTCTGGGCACACTTCATTGATGTACCGTTTACTCCGCTTGCAAAACCTTTAAATCAATCTGTCCTGGCACTTATTACTACCGCAGTTCCCTATGATGCCGATAAGGGTCCCCAAGGCCCTGGCGCGCCTTACAACGCAGCAGCGAAGTTTTATCAGCCGTATCTGAAGCGCGTGATTGATGAGGTCGATCTGCGCATTGCCCATGTGGGCGTTGATCGAAAAAATGCCAACATGGAAGACAGCAACTGCTGGTTTCCGTTAGCGGCAGCAAAACGAGCGCTCAGTTCAGGAAGAATCCAGGCGCTATCCCCACATTTTTACGGTCTGCCCACCAATCGCAGTCAGCGACACACTCTAGAAATAGATGCGCCAATTATTTTGGAAATGCTGAAAGTGGACAAAGTGGATGTTGCTGTGTTGATTCCCAATTGCCCAATTTGTCATCAAAAGCCAGAGCTTATTAGCGCGTTACCTAGAGGCAGCAGGTATACCCACAGTAGTCATGGGTGCTGCTAAAGATATTGTGGAGTATTGCGGTGTCCCAAGATTTTTGTTTAGCGATTTTCCCTTGGGAAATGCCGCTGCAAAACCCTATGATGCGAGGTCCCAGGATGTGACTATGGACTTAGCTCTTAGCCTGATGGAATCTGCTCCTGCAGCACGCACAACAGTTCAGTCGCCCATGGTGTGGTCCGCTGATCCAGCGTGGAAATTAGATTATTCCAATTTGGAAAGATTGTCTTCGCAAGAGATTGCTCACTTGCGAGAAGAGGCCGAGAATGCCAGGATTACTGCGCGCGAGCTTAGGCTAAAAAGCGTAGGGGGTTAAGTTTGTCTTGCGAGTGAATATTCGCAAAGAGCATGTAGTGCAGCGCTAGCCTCGTTGGCGGGGAAGCTTGTCAGGCATTCCAGCGCGAGATCCGCTTCGCGTTTGGCTGCTGCTTGCGTGTAATCGAGTGCGCCTGAACTTTGTACGGCACTCAGAATTTGTGCAAACACATCATCGGGTAGATCTTGATTTTGTTCGATGGCGGCACGAACTAATAATCGCTCTTCGTTACTGCCAATTTCTAATAAGTAAATTAGCGGTAGCGTAGGCTTGCCTTCGCGCAAATCATCCCCAGCATTTTTTCCTATCTGGGCGGCATTGGCTGTGTAGTCCAAGAGGTCGTCCATGAGCTGAAATGCAGTGCCAATATGACGGCCGAATGCTGCAGCTTGTTCGCGCTGAGTATCTGAGGCGTTGGCCAAGATTGCGCCAAGCTCCGTTGAAGCTTCGAATAATTTGGCGGTTTTGTAGCGAATGACTTGGAGGTAACTTGCTTCATCTACTTCTGGGTCATTCATATTGAGAAGCTGCAAAACTTCACCTTCGGCGATGGTGTTGGTGGCATCCGACAGAATTTGCATGACGCGAAGGTCATCAGGACCCACCATCATCTGAAACGCCCTGGAGTACAGGAAGTCTCCAACCAGGACGCTGGCCGCATTGCCAAAAGCTGCATTGGCTGTTTCTCGACCCCTTCTGAGGGTGGATTCATCCACAACATCGTCGTGAAGCAGGGTGGCGGTATGGATAAATTCGACAACCGCAGCCATTTCCAGGGTATGAGGGGTGTCTTTACCATTGGCTAGGGCCTTGGCTACCAGCATGAGTAGGGCTGGTCTAACCCGTTTCCCACCCGCCTGGATGATATATGTGGAAATTTGGTCAATTAAGGCGACTTTTGAGGCTAAACGCTGGCGAATAACCTCATCTAAGGCCTTGAAATCTAAGGCAATTGGGGTCAGGATCTGGCTTAAGTCATTGGTTTTGACAGTGCTCGTCATGCAAGATATAATAGTGGGCTTAGCTGGTCCAGGGTGAATTAGCTTAAATGTAGATATTAATTTGAGGTTTCAAACCATGTACGCGGTCATAAAAACCGGTGGCAAACAGTATAAAGTTGCTGCAGGCGAAAAATTGAAAATAGAACAGATACCAGCGGAAATCGGCAGCGAAATCACTCTTGACCAGGTCCTCGCCGTTGGCGAAGGCGCATCACTGAAGTTAGGTGATCCATTGGTTAATGGTGCAGCCGTGATGGCCACTGTCGTCTCCCAAGGACGTCACGATAAAGTGACAATCTTTAAGATGCGCCGTCGCAAGCATTATCAAAAGCAACAAGGCCATCGTCAAAATTTCACTGAAATTTTGATCAATACGATTAAAGCCTAATTCCAGAGTAGGAGAAAGATATGGCACAGAAAAAAGGCGGCGGCTCAACACGAAATGGCCGCGACTCAGAATCGAAACGCTTAGGCGTTAAGGTATTTGGCGGCGAGCGCATTAATGCTGGCAGCATCATCATTCGTCAACGTGGCACACGTGTTCATCCAGGTGCTAACGTTGGTATTGGTAAAGATCACACTTTGTTTGCCTTAATTGACGGACAAGTGGAATTCGGCGTTAAGGGTGCTTTGAAGAAGGCCCAAGTTTCAATCTTGCCTCGTTCATAAGGCGCCTGACTGAGACACGTTTGATTCAGATTAATTCCGAATTTAACTCTTAGGAACAGGCCTCGCTAAGCGAGGCCTTTTTTATTTATGAAATTTATAGACGAAGCACGTATTGAAGTGATTGCCGGCCAAGGTGGCGCCGGAAGCGCCTCTATGCGCCGCGAAAAGTTTATTGAATTTGGCGGCCCTGATGGCGGCGATGGCGGCAAGGGCGGAAGCGTATGGGCGACAGCTGATCGCAACATCAATACCTTGATCGACTATCGCTACGCCAAAACACACACCGCTAAAAATGGTGAGCCAGGGCGTGGTGCTGACTGCTATGGTCGCGCTGGTGATGATATTGAATTGCGCATGCCAGTGGGCACCATTATTTCTGATTACGAAACTGGTGAGCCAATTGCTGACTTAACGACGCATGGCGAGCGTCTTTGTTTGGCGCAGGGCGGTGTTGGTGGCTGGGGAAATATTCACTTTAAGAGCAGCACCAATAGAGCGCCACGTCAAAAGACAAACGGCAAACCTGGTGAGCGTCGCAAACTAAAGCTGGAATTAAAAGTGTTGGCTGATGTTGGCTTGTTGGGCATGCCTAATGCTGGCAAGTCCACTTTGATCACTGCGGTTTCAAATGCTCGTCCAAAGATTGCTGACTATCCATTTACAACGCTTCATCCTAATTTGGGTGTGGTGCGCGTAGGCAATGAGCGCAGCTTTGTAATTGCCGATATCCCTGGCTTGATTGAAGGTGCTGCGGAAGGTGCTGGCTTAGGCCATCGCTTCTTGCGCCATTTACAGCGCACTGGCGTGCTTTTGCATCTGGTAGATATTGCACCATTTGATGAGAATGTGGACCCAGTGGCTGATGCTAATGCGATTGTGAATGAGCTGCGTAAATACGATGAAGCTTTAGTAGAAAAACCACGGTGGTTAGTTTTGAACAAGGTCGATATGATTCCTGAAGAGGATCGTCAAAAAGCTGTTGCTGACTTTGTGAAAAAATTTAAGTGGAAGGGTCCAGTTTTTGAGATCTCCGCTTTGACGGGCCTGGGTTGCGACAAGCTTTGTTATTCATTGCAGGATTATTTGGATTCTGTGCGTCGTGATCGCGATGATGCTGAGGAACGCGCTCAGGATCCGCGCTATCAAGACCAGGCTCAAGATAAAACTCCCGATTAAATTACTTGTTTAATATTTTCTGCTGTTATGAACGCCAAAAAAACTAAACGGATTGTTGTCAAAGTGGGCTCTAGCCTTGTAACCAATAATGGTGAAGGCTTGGATCATGCTGCGATTGCAATGTGGGCAGCGCAAATGGCAGAGTTATTAAAAGCTGGCCATGAAGTTTTGATGGTAAGTTCTGGAGCGATTGCTGAAGGCATGCAACGTTTAGGTTGGGCTAAGCGTCCACAAGAGATCCATCAGCTACAGGCTGCAGCTGCAGTAGGGCAAATGGGTTTAGTGCAGGTTTATGAAAGCTGTTTTGCGCGCTTTAATTTGCGTAGCGCACAGATCTTATTGACCAATGCTGACTTGGCAAACGCTGAGCGTAATGCCAATGCGAAGGCTACTCTGGATACCTTATTAAAGCTGGGCGTTGTCCCAATTATTAATGAGAACGATACGGTTGTTACCGACGAAATCAAATTTGGTGATAACGATAGTCTCGCAGCTCTAGTGAGTAATTTAATTCAGGCGGACTTGTTAATTATTCTGACCGATCAGGGCGGTTTGTTTACGGCTGACCCACGTCAAAATCCTGATGCAACACTCTTAACTGAAGCAATTGCAGGTGACCCTGCTTTAGAAAAAATGGCTGGCGGAGCTGCTAGCGAAATGAGTAAGGGCGGAATGCTGACTAAAGTCTTGGCTGCTAAGGTTGCAGTGAAAACAGGTACAGCGACAGTAATTGCTTCAGGGCGCGAACCCAATGTTCTGACTCGCCTGATGGCTGGCGAGAAACTTGGCACCTATTTGGCGCCAGCTCAAAATTAATTCTTAATTCATTTCACCAAAAGAGTTGGTTGGTTTTGTGCCGCCATTAAACTCTTTTGGATTGAGTGACTGGAGTATCGCTCTGATGCTCTTTTCTTGGTTGTTGAAGTTACAAAAAGCCCCTTGCGCTAAAGCTGCTTGATAGCGATTCGCTATATCGCTTTGGATTGCTCGCCAGCTAGATAGTGGGTTTTCTTTCCAGGAATTATTTTCAAGGGTTCCATAAAGGCGCCATTGGAAAGAGTCACAACAAATACCTTCGTATTGAGTTTGTTGGCCTCCGCTGGGGTTGGTAATGACCACGATATAGCGTGTAACACTATCTGCTCCAATCTGAATTGAATTCGTATCTACGGCAAACTTAAAAATAGTGCGCTGAGAAACATAGAAGGGAACAAGCGATGCCTGTGGGTGGATTTAAGGGCATTGTGGTTACACCCTCTTTAAACACCATGGGTGCGAATGGGTCAAGGCCACTTTGTAATGGGTCTCCGGCACAGCCATACAGGGCGCCAATAAGACTGAGGCAGCTTGCATAGAGGCTAACTTTTCGCAAAGCATTATTCATTTTCTTTATCCGATTTTTCAGAAGATTTATGGGTATCTTCATTGCCAGCATAAAAAGACTGGAATAGATCAAGTGGCGAGCCCCATGCCAGTTGTTGCATGCGTATGCCGCGAGTGAGGTAGCGTGCTAGCTCAGATAGAGCCAATTGATAGACCTCACGTTTAAATCCGATTACGGCATCCAACTGAATCCAGAATGGAACCCAGCGCCAAGCATCAAACTCAGGGTGCTCAGAGGCGCGCAGTTGAATATCACTATCCAGACCCACTAGGCGTAATAAAAACCAAATTTGTTTTTGTCCTCGATAAGCTGCACGATGGACGCGGGTGGAGTTTTGACGGCGCAGGTATTCCTCAGGGACGTCGTAGCGAAGCCAATCCCTGGTGCGTCCAATAATCTGGACATGCTCCGGCAGTAAGCCAACCTCCTCTTGCAATTCGCGGTACATAGCCTGTTCAGGGCTTTCACCATGCTGAATCCCACCCTGTGGGAACTGCCACGAATGCTGCCCGACGCGTTTTCCCCAGAAAACCTCGTTACGGCTGTTGAGGAGGACAATGCCGACATTGGGGCGATACCCTTCACGGTCAAGCATGATCGTGCCTCAAATCCTTTAAAATCAATGATTTGATTATATCCATACATGAAAGCATCACAATCATTTCTCGCCACGCTAAAAGAAGCCCCCTCCGACGCTGAGGTGGTTTCGCACAAACTCATGGTGCGCGCTGGTTTAATTCGCAAGCTCAGCGCTGGCGTTTATAACTATTTGCCCCTGGGTTTGAAAGTCATTCGCAAGGTGGAAAACATCATCCGCGAAGAAATGAATTGTGCTGGTGCTATTGAATTGCTAATGCCGATGATTCAGCCTGCTGAATTGTGGCAAGAAACTGGCCGTTGGGAAAAGATGGGTCCTGAGCTGCTGCGTATCAAAGATCGCCATGATCGCGATTTTTTGATTCAGCCTACTTCTGAAGAAGTCGTAACAGATTTAGCTCGCAATGAGATTAAGAGTTACAAACAGTTGCCAGTCAACTTTTATCAAATTCAAACGAAGTTCCGTGATGAGCGTCGTCCTCGTTTTGGCATCATGCGTGGTCGTGAGTTCAGCATGAAAGATGCTTATTCATTTGATCGTGATGCTGAGGGTCTGAAGAAGTCCTATCAAATTATGTTTGACGCTTACACACGCATCTTTAAGCGTATGGGACTTCAGTTCCGCGCTGTGACTGCGGACAACGGCGCTATTGGCGGTTCCGGTAGTCAGGAGTTTCATGTAATTGCGGATACCGGCGAAGATGCCATTGTGTATTGCCCAAGCTCAGATTACGCGGCTAACCTAGAAGCCGCAGAATCATTGGCCTTGATCGATACTCGTGCTGCAGCATCCGCTGCAATGACCAAGGTGCCAACCCCAGAAAAAACCAACTGCGCGGATGTTGCTAAGTTTTTAAATATCCCGCTTGAATCCACTGTTAAGTCTTTATTGTTTGCGGCTGATCAAGAAGATGGACCAGCCAAACTTTTTATGTTGTTGGTACGTGGCGATCACGAATTGAACGAAGTTAAGGCTAGCAAAATCCCGGGCATGGCCGAATCTCGTTTTGCTACTGAAACAGAAATCAAGCAAGCCTGTAATGCACCTGCGGGTTACCTAGGTCCTGTTGGTATTGGCGCCGATGTAACTGTGGTTGCTGATCGTACTGTTGCCAATATGGCAGATCTTGTTTGTGGTGCAAACGATGCTGGTCATCACTTAACTGGTGTGAACTGGGGCCGTGATTTACCTGAGCCATTGGTTTTGGATATTCGCAATGCGGTAATTGGCGACCCTTCACCGGATGGTAAAGGGGTGGTTGATATTTGCCGCGGTATTGAAGTTGGTCACGTATTTCAATTGGGCACACGCTATTCAGAGGCGATGGGCTGTACTTATCTGGATCAGCAAGGCAAAGCACAACCGATGGTGATGGGTTGCTACGGTATCGGTGTTACGCGTTTGCTGGGCGCTGCAATCGAGCAGGGCCATGATGAGAAAGGCATTATTTGGCCTATCTCCATGGCGCCGTTTGAGGTGGTGATTTGTCCTATGGGGTATGAAAAGTCAGAAGCAGTTAAGGCTGCATGCGATCAGTTGCATGACGAGCTCAAAGCTGCTGGCATCGATGTGATTTTGGATGATCGCAATGAGCGTCCGGGAGCTATGTTTGCTGACTGGGAACTCATTGGTGCGCCATTCCGCGTAGTGATTGGTGATCGCGGGTTAGCAGATTCGCAGGTGGAGTTTAAGGGCCGCACTGATGCCGAGTCTCAGAACATTCTGCTTAGTGATATCAAAGCAAAAGTGATTGCCGCAGTTCAAGCAGCCAAGCAATTAGGCGGTTAATTATTTTTTAAAGAGTCCGCCAATACCCTTGGCGGCTCCTTTGGCAGCCATGGTGGCCATCGTGCGCGCCATTTTCCCACCCTTGAATTGCTTCATCATGGTTTGCATTTGCTCAAATTGAGCAAGTAGGTGATTGACTTCCTGTACTTCCACGCCAGCGCCAGCAGCAATTCGACGTTTGCGACTAGCCTTCAGCAATTCAGGTTTGGTGCGCTCGCGAGGCGTCATGCTGTCAATAATTCCGCGCATACGTGTCGTTTGCTTATCTGCATTGCTGAGATTGGTTTTCGATGCTGCTTGAGCTACTTGACTTGGCAGCTTATCCATCAAGCTGGCCATTCCACCCATCTTCTGCATCTGCATAAGTTGATCGCGAAAATCTTCAAGATCAAATCCACCTTTAGAAATCTTGTTAGCTAATTTTTCTGCTTTGGCAACATCCACATGTTGCTGGGCTTGTTCAACCAGAGCAAGAATATCGCCCATACCCAGGATGCGATTGGCCATACGCTCAGCATCAAATGCTTCCAGGCCATCCATCTTTTCGGCCACGCCGATAAATTTGAGTGGTACACCGGTAACTTGGCGAACTGATAATGCAGCGCCACCACGCGAGTCGCCATCTAACTTGGTGAGAATCACGCCGGTTAATGGCAGCGCTTCGTGGAAGGCCTTAGCGGTATTAACTGCATCTTGGCCAAGCATGGCGTCGACCACGAATAAGGTTTCAATTGGGTTTAGGCTTGCATGCAAAGTTTTAATTTCTTGCATGAGCGCTTCATCAATGCCTAAACGACCTGCCGTATCGACTAGAACAACATCAAAGTAGTGGCGACGCGCCCAGTCGAGTGCCGCAGGCGCAATGTCATTCGGCTTTTGATTAATGTTGCTTGGGAAAAATTCAGCGCCAACTTGTTTCGTGACGGTTTCTAATTGCTCGATAGCGGCAGGACGATATACGTCACAAGAAACAGTCAGTACTTTCTTTTTCTTTTTTTCTTGCAGCCACTTGGCAAGCTTGCCTACAGAGGTAGTTTTACCGGCGCCTTGCAAGCCAGCCATCAAGATAACCGCAGGTGGTTGGGTGGCTAAATTGAGCTCGCCGCTTTGATTGGTATCGCCCGTCATTACTTGGGCAAGTTCTCGTTGCACCACGCCAACTAGTGCCTGACCAGGGCTGAGGCTGCCAACAACCTCTTCTCCAAGTGCCTTAAATTTAATTTGTTCGAGTAAAGACTTCACAACCGGAAGCGCTACGTCAGCTTCTAGTAGGGCCAAACGGATCTCCCGCAACATTTCTGCGGTATTGGCTTCAGTGAGGCGGGCTTGGCCCCGCATTGTTTTAACAACGCGAGATAGACGGTCGGTGAGGTTTTCTAGCATTTATCGATTAGACTTTCCAGATGGATATTTTAGGTTACTCAAGTTATGGATGGCTTCCATCGGCACTTTATTTAGCTCTTTTGCTCATTTTGAGCCTGAGACCCAAAGAGGGCTTGGAGTCTTCGCTCTCTACTACCTTGATTCAAGGGGCTATTTTTGGGATTTTGGTCGTCCACGGAATTCAATTGCATGACTCTGTTTTTACGCCTGAGGGCTTTGTTTTTGGCTTTGCTCAGGATTTGTCCTTGATTGCTTGGGTTGGTTTAGCTTTTTATTGGTTTCAGTCGTGGTTTTTACCCATCTCAAGCCTGCGCTGGATGGCCTTGGTATTCGCTTTAATCTGCTCCTTATTGCCATGTCTTTTCCCTGGAACATTGCTTTCACCTAAGGCAGTTTCGGATCCCTGGTTTAAGGGGCACTTTGTTGTTGCAACAGTTTCAGTGGGGCTACTCAGTTTGGCGGCAATGCACGCCATGTTGATGAGTATTCAAGATCGAGCCCTGCATCGTCGCTTGGCCATCGTGCCCAATAGTCGAGCCACACATTGGTTGGAGGATTTGCCTCCACTAATGACAATGGAAAGCTTGTTATTTAACTTGCTGTACGTTGGATTTGCGCTGCTCAGCCTGACAGTTTTTTCTGGCCTGTTGTTTTCGCAAACGCTCTTTGGTAAACCGCTAGTGTTTGACCACAAGACTATTTTTGCTTTGGTCTCTTGGTTTTTATTCGTCGGCCTACTGATAGCGCGCTGGAGAGTTGGTCTGCGTGGCAGAACGGCAATACGTTGGGTATTAAGCGCATACACAGCGCTTTTGCTAGCGTATGTTGGTAGCCGCTTTGTGGTGGAAGTAATTCTTCAGCGGACATAATTCTTGATTAAGTGGCTTCTTTTAATTGCAGGCGCAGGCCTTTTTTACCTTTGGATTAAAGGAAAAAAACAGGCAAACTTCGATCAGCAAAATACCTCTAAAGCGAATTCCGATAAGACTCGTAAGGCCATTGAACCTGAGGTGATGGTCCAATGCCAATGCTGCAAAGTGCATTTGCCTAAAACCGATGCCATTACTCATGACGATCGGTTTTATTGTTCTCGAGAACATATCAATGCGTTAGATGGGGAAGGTTGGATTGGATTTGCCAAATGGCGAGTTTCACCGAATCAAGATGTCAGACCAGAAAATCTTCAGCCAGACTTAGTGGTGATTCATCACATTAGTCTTCCGCCTAGCGAATTTAGAAATCAAAGTTCCAGTCAATATATCGTTGATTTTTTCCAAAATAAGCTCGACCCCAATGGGCATCCTTATTTTGCAGAAATTGCCGATCAAAAAGTATCAAGTCATTTTTTAATTACACGCTCGGGCGAGTTGGTGCAATTTGTAGCCACTCAAAATAAGGCTTGGCATGCTGGCATTTCTTCATTTTTGGGGAGAGAGAAGTGCAATGACTTCTCAATTGGTGTTGAGTTAGAGGGTGATGGCGATACTCCATTTGAGGAAGCTCAGTATCAAACTCTTACCAAGTTGGTTGAAAAATTGGTCGAGGCCTATCCAAATGTGCAGTTTTCTGGACATAGTGATATTGCCCCCGGTCGGAAAACGGATCCTGGAATTTATTTTGACTGGAAAAAGTTCCAAAAAGAGACAGCAGTCGCTCCTGAAAAATTACCCTTCGGACTCATTTCTAGATAATCTATTTTTTGTCTGTGATCGTACGCTTACTTTTACAGCCTTTGCCTAAAAAGGGCTAAAAATTCCGCACCAAAATAACCCCTAAATTGGTGGAAAACTTAGTAAAAATACTTATAAATATTTGTCAGAAACACCTTACCAAATAAGCAATATTTCCCTATACTTAGTGCTTAACGCGCTTCAGAACACTAGATGTAGTGTTTGATTTCCGCAATATCCCATTGTTTTTTAACGATATTTTGTCCAAATAACTATATATAGACGCAGGAGCAACATGACATACGCAAACCCACAGACAGCAGGCCAACCTTCTGGTGCGATTAACCCAGGAGTGAGTCCTACGGGGGCAATAAATCAAGCCCCTTCCGCCGGCTTTGTAGCTGGTGGTGTTGGTGGCACCCAGGCAACCCAATTGTCTGACTACAAAATTATTCGCCGCAATGGTTCCGTTGTGGCTTTTGAGCCATCTAAAATTGCGATTGCTGTAACAAAAGCATTTTTAGCTGTTAATGGTGGTCAAGGTGCCGCTTCTGCTCGCGTTCGTGAGCAAGTTGAGCAATTGACTCATTCTGTTGTGCACGCTTTATTGCGCAGCCGTCCAAATGGCGGAACTTTCC
Above is a window of Polynucleobacter necessarius DNA encoding:
- the ampD gene encoding 1,6-anhydro-N-acetylmuramyl-L-alanine amidase AmpD, with product MIKWLLLIAGAGLFYLWIKGKKQANFDQQNTSKANSDKTRKAIEPEVMVQCQCCKVHLPKTDAITHDDRFYCSREHINALDGEGWIGFAKWRVSPNQDVRPENLQPDLVVIHHISLPPSEFRNQSSSQYIVDFFQNKLDPNGHPYFAEIADQKVSSHFLITRSGELVQFVATQNKAWHAGISSFLGREKCNDFSIGVELEGDGDTPFEEAQYQTLTKLVEKLVEAYPNVQFSGHSDIAPGRKTDPGIYFDWKKFQKETAVAPEKLPFGLISR